A single region of the Candidatus Tanganyikabacteria bacterium genome encodes:
- a CDS encoding response regulator, translating into MTWPAWILAVDDNADNRNLVRQLCAHLGYGSREAADGLEAMRLARAERPDLIVMDLALPYLDGWEATARLKADPATRGIPVVAVSAHVTRADRERALAAGCVEFLPKPIELEGFRSMLARYLAPGDPER; encoded by the coding sequence ATGACCTGGCCGGCGTGGATCCTGGCTGTCGACGACAATGCCGACAATCGCAACCTCGTCAGGCAGCTTTGCGCGCATCTGGGCTATGGATCCCGCGAGGCGGCCGACGGGCTCGAAGCGATGCGCCTGGCGCGGGCCGAGCGGCCGGACCTCATCGTCATGGATCTCGCACTGCCCTACCTGGACGGCTGGGAGGCCACCGCGCGGCTCAAGGCCGACCCGGCCACGCGCGGCATCCCGGTGGTGGCCGTCTCGGCCCACGTGACGCGCGCCGACCGGGAGCGCGCCCTTGCGGCCGGCTGCGTGGAGTTCCTGCCCAAGCCCATCGAGCTCGAGGGTTTCCGCAGCATGCTGGCGCGCTACCTCGCACCAGGAGACCCGGAGCGATGA